The following coding sequences lie in one Bicyclus anynana chromosome 21, ilBicAnyn1.1, whole genome shotgun sequence genomic window:
- the LOC112044627 gene encoding HIV Tat-specific factor 1 — translation MSKPEKNTKTGFVIKLSSDTVQKLAEEEEKRKISNEKNISDLSEQDIGDKNVKDSSEQQISQVLSKVVDNLPTEESAPTKQTASESKTEKKEDKLEPSSESKWGDYAPYITYVEDEAVYTDPTTHQQYTWNKESNTWDPKTEVPGRTYSYENDTHIYTEADGSKSYWDEEKKAWIPKVDDEFLAYYQMSYGFVDNAPAEPKPEKDKKEKSESGLKRKNEPQWFQPSEENNTKVYVSNLPLDLTEEELVNFMQKCGLVERDPTTQKMKIKMYMDKERNCFKGDALCTYIKIESVDLALKLLDGSDLKGNKISVEKALFQLKGEYNPALKPKKKKKKELEKIKKMQQKLFDWRPEKFIGERSKHERIVIVKNLFSPSDFDNEVQLILDYQQDLREECNKCGEVRKVVIYDRHPEGVAQITMKEPEQADAVIQLINGRWFGKRQITAETWDGRTKYRIAETDAALNQRINKWDKFLESGEDGKPVAPSGDPNKTEDSEKKQEINKDSETENQNVETVNVTCT, via the coding sequence ATGTCGAAACCAGAAAAGAATACCAAGACTGGATTTGTCATCAAGCTTTCGAGTGATACCGTACAAAAATTAgctgaagaagaagaaaaaaggaAAATCAGTAACGAGAAAAACATATCTGATTTATCAGAACAGGATATCGGcgataaaaatgtaaaagataGTAGCGAACAACAAATATCACAAGTTCTTTCTAAAGTCGTTGATAACTTACCAACCGAAGAAAGTGCACCTACGAAGCAGACCGCTAGTGAAagtaaaacagaaaaaaaagaagataaaTTAGAGCCGTCATCTGAATCTAAATGGGGTGATTATGCCCCATACATAACCTACGTCGAAGATGAGGCTGTATACACAGATCCTACAACCCACCAACAATACACCTGGAACAAGGAGTCCAACACTTGGGATCCAAAAACAGAAGTTCCAGGACGCACATACTCTTATGAAAATGACACTCATATTTATACAGAAGCCGATGGATCAAAATCCTATTGGGATGAAGAGAAAAAAGCGTGGATACCTAAAGTTGATGATGAATTTCTCGCCTATTATCAAATGTCTTATGGCTTTGTTGACAACGCGCCGGCTGAACCAAAACCTGAAAAAGATAAAAAGGAAAAATCAGAATCAGGGTTGAAAAGGAAGAATGAACCCCAATGGTTTCAGCCCTCGGAAGAAAATAATACTAAAGTTTATGTGTCAAACTTACCGTTAGACTTAACTGAAGAGGAACTTGTGAATTTTATGCAAAAGTGTGGTCTTGTTGAACGAGATCCGACTACTcaaaaaatgaaaatcaaaatgtaTATGGATAAAGAGAGAAATTGTTTTAAAGGTGATGCCctttgtacatacataaaaattgaGTCAGTTGACCTAGCATTGAAACTTCTTGATGGCAGCGACTTGAAAGGCAATAAAATATCAGTCGAGAAAGCCCTCTTTCAATTAAAGGGAGAATATAATCCAGCTCTCAAACccaagaagaaaaagaaaaaggagctagagaaaattaagaaaatgcagCAGAAACTGTTTGACTGGAGACCAGAGAAGTTCATAGGAGAACGATCAAAACATGAAAGAATTGTAATAGTGAAAAATCTATTCAGTCCCTCAGACTTTGATAATGAAGTCCAGTTAATACTTGACTACCAACAGGACCTGAGGGAGGAATGCAACAAGTGTGGAGAAGTTCGGAAAGTAGTTATTTATGACCGGCATCCCGAGGGTGTAGCACAGATCACTATGAAGGAACCTGAGCAAGCCGATGCCGTCATACAACTTATAAATGGTCGCTGGTTTGGTAAGAGACAGATAACTGCAGAAACATGGGATGGAAGGACGAAATATAGGATAGCTGAGACAGATGCAGCTTTGAATCAGAGAATCAATAAGTGGGATAAGTTCCTTGAGAGTGGTGAAGATGGTAAACCTGTAGCACCATCGGGTGACCCAAACAAAACTGAAGATTCTGAAAAGAAGCAAGAGATAAACAAAGACAGTGAAACAGAAAATCAGAATGTTGAAACTGTAAATGTAACATGtacatag
- the LOC112044632 gene encoding uridine diphosphate glucose pyrophosphatase NUDT14: MEDLTNVYFSPLPDSPYVKPFRFNYTQNGMEKTWDLLEVHDSVAIIVFNVSRNVMVFVKQFRPAIYYNRIPPQDRQNSIDTKKYPAELGIALEMCAGIIDKQKPVEEIAKEEVLEECGYDIPLEKLQRITSYRSGVGVQGALQTLFYCEVTDNMKTEQGGGIDDEIIEVVEKTIPEVEAMVRSPGPISSPPSCLFALMWFLHFKADQFRT, translated from the exons ATGGAGGACCTAACGAATGTTTACTTCTCGCCGCTGCCGGACTCGCCATACGTGAAACCGTTCCGTTTCAACTACACACAGAATGGGATGGAGAAGACATGGGACCTGCTGGAGGTTCACGACAGTGTAGCGATTATTGTGTTCAACGTGTCGAGGAACGTTATGGTGTTTGTGAAACAGTTTCGTCCTG CCATTTATTACAACCGCATTCCACCACAAGACAGACAAAACTCAATTGACACTAAAAAGTACCCAGCAGAGCTAGGCATAGCATTAGAGATGTGTGCCGGAATAATAGACAAACAGAAACCTGTAGAGGAGATAGCTAAAGAGGAAGTGCTAGAGGAGTGTGGCTATGACATCCCGCTGGAGAAACTGCAAAGGATTACATCTTATAG gtctGGAGTGGGGGTGCAAGGTGCTCTGCAAACATTATTTTACTGTGAAGTTACTGACAATATGAAAACTGAACAAG GCGGCGGTATAGATGACGAGATAATAGAAGTGGTGGAGAAGACCATCCCTGAAGTGGAGGCTATGGTGCGCTCCCCGGGGCCCATATCGAGCCCCCCCAGCTGTCTGTTCGCGCTCATGTGGTTCCTGCACTTCAAGGCGGACCAGTTCAGAACATAG